TTGACCGTTGGAACGACGAGACCAGTGGAGTGACCCTCATGACTCTCCACAGCGCCAAGGGATTGGAATTTCCCGTAGTCTTCCTTACGGGTTTGGAGGAGGGACTGTTCCCTCTCATGCGGCCTGATGCGGATGGCAGCGATGAAGAGGAGGAACGGCGCTTGTTTTACGTGGGCTTGACCAGAGCCCAGGATAAGGTCTATCTCTCTTATGCCAACCAGCGCCGCCGATGGGCGAGCGGCAAGGTGAATGGTATCATGAGCCGCTTCATCAGGGAACTACCTGAGGAGCTGGTGGTCTGGCCCAGCAAAGGGGAAGTGTCAGAAAGCGTGGATTATAGTGGCCCTCCAGCTGGAACAGCTAAAACGCATCATATAACCCGAACTCTGGAAACGACCGTTCAGTCCATTCTCGATGACTTTGTGGTGGGCGCCTGGGTGGAGCACAAAATATTCGGTAAAGGGCAGATAACCGCGCGTGAGGGAATAGGGGATAACCTCAAGCTCACCGTAAAGTTTAATGATGGGAAAGTAAAGAAGCTGGTGGCCCGCTACGCTGATCTCAATCGGCTGTAGATCCAGAGTGCCAGTGTAAAGCCTCTGGGGTAATGAATGGTATTCCTTGATATTCCCTGTAGCAATCATTGCGGAGATCATTACTCCAAATAGTATCATCTTCTCTGAATATAATTGATTAGCGTGTATCTGCTGTAACCATTCTGGTATCGTTATCCTCGATTGTAACGGATTCCAGAATCCAGGTTACATCTCTTAGGCGATCCCATATATCTAATAATACTTAATAAGTTATTTTTTCCCGGGGCCAGCTCAGTTTATCCAAAAAGTGGTGAAAGGCGCCAATTTTGTTAGTAATGCAAAACAGCGTGATTAATTATATAAAAAAGGTGGTTTTTAGCTACTGTTAATGGTAAATTTTAATTGAGAATGAGTCTCAATATAAATATTTGAGAGCTCAGTTATGGATCATATCAACCGCTTCCGAAAAGCCCTGAAACAGGAATCGTTACGGCTAACCTCCCAGCGCCTGGCTATCTTAGAAGATGTCCTGGACAATGACCAGCACCGGGAATGCGACGATATCTTTCTCTCCTTAAGGGAAAAGGAAATTCCCGTCTCCCGAGCCACCATCTACCGAACGCTAGACATTCTCGAGAAAGTGGGCTTTGTCCGCAAGATGGACGTCGGCGATGGGCGGTTCCGATATGAAAACAAACTGTCCCGACCACACCATGACCACATCATCTGCCTTCAATGTGGCAAGATAGTTGAATTCGTTGATCACCAGATTGAGCAGTGGCAGGAGCGCATATCAGCAGAGCATGGATTCGAGCTCCTCCTGCACAAGCACCAGCTATTCGGCCTCTGTCAGGAATGTCAGGAAAGAAAAGCCAAAGAGGGCAACCGTTCGCCTGATGCATAGACACGTTGCCAACCCAGCTGAAGATACAGGTAGTGCAACTATTGCTCTGATTGGGAACCCCAACGTGGGCAAATCGGTGGTGTTCGGGTATCTCACCGGCCACTATGTGATTGTCTCCAATTATCCTGGTACTACCGTTGAGATCGCCCGGGGCCGGCTGGCCTGGGAACATTATCGAGCGCTACGTGGCCAAAACCGCTATCAACGTTCCGCTCGTCAGCGTCCAAACCGCGGTCGGCGAGGAGCACATCATGGAAGAACGCTACGTCGCTCTCATGCTTTCCGGCGTCGTCACGCTGCTTGGGAGGTCATCGACACCCCCGGCATTAACAACTTCATTCCCACCAGCGAAGATGAGTTGGTTACCCGCAACATCCTCATGAACCAGACTCCGGCCCGAATTCTCCAAGTGGCCGATGCCAAGAACCTCCGTCGCGGGTTGTTGCTTTCCCTCCAGCTGGCCGAAATGGGACTGCCCTATACGCTGTGTCTTAATATGACCGATGAGGCTCAGGATCGTGGGATCACTATTGATGCCCTAGCCCTTTCGGAAGAACTGGGCGTGCCAGTGGTGGAGACCATCGCTACCCAGAAAGTGGGTCTGGATGAGGCTCGCCGCCGGGTCCTGGATACGAAGAGCCGGCCTAAGGAAGTACCTATCCCTTACCCAGAACCAATAAAGAAGGCGACGGAGGAGCTCATTCCTTTGTTGCCCGAGATGCCTATCTCGCGCAAGTCACTGGCCCTGATGTTGTTGAGTGGCGATGCTACCCTCACTGCCTGGATGGGCACAACCTTTGACGAAGCCCATGGCGAAGTCATCCGCAGCATCATAGAGCGTATCCGGCGGGCATTTGCCAGGAGTGTGAGTGTGGAGATCACCCAAGCGCGTATGCGGGCCGCCGCCCAGCTCCTGGAACGGGTAGTGCAACAACGTGAAACTCGTCTGATATCCCTAACTCAATGGCTGGGACGGGCCACCACCCATCCTGTAGGGGGATTTGCTTTTGTGGCTGCTGTATTGACTGGTATGTACTATTTCGTGGGAGTATTTGGGGCTGGCACCTTGGTCGATTGGCTGGAAGAGGGTTTGTTTGGGAGCTATATCATCCCAGGTCTGTCCTGGGTGGTGGAGACGATTTTCCCGTGGCAGCTGCTCCGGGATCTCCTGATCGGAGAGTTTGGTCTCCTTAGTATGGCTCTATCATATTCAATCGCGATTGTTCTACCCATCGTCGGCACCTTTTTCATCGCCTTTGGTCTGCTGGAAGACTCCGGTTATCTGCCCAGACTGTCAGTGATGATGAATCGCCTGTTCAAGGCTATGGGGCTGAATGGCAAGGCGGTTCTGCCGATGGTCTTGGGCTTGGGCTGCGACACCATGGCAACCATGACCACCCGTATCCTGGACAACCGGAAAGAGCGCCTTGTAGTTACCCTTCTCCTGGCCCTTGGGGTACCGTGTTCCGCTCAGCTGGGAGTGATTTTGGGTATGTTGCAGGGTATCTCCATTGGTGCTGCGGCCATTTGGCTGGGGGTGGTTGCGAGTGTCATATTTATCGTTGGCTACCTCGCGGCAAAAGCCATACCCGGCCAGTCCTCCGATTTCCTGTTAGAGATGCCACCACTCCGGAAGCCGGTAATAGGCAATATTGTCATAAAGACCATGGCCCGCCTGGAATGGTACCTTCGGGAAGCGGTGCCGCTGTTTTTTCTGGGTACCTTTCTGCTTTTCGTTATAGATCGTCTGCATCTTCTGGTTTCAATAGAGTCCGCCACCGCTCCTGTTGTCCAATCCTTTCTGGGCCTGCCCGTAGAAGCCACTGCGGCGTTCATTATGGGCTTTCTCCGGCGGGACTATGGCGCTGCGGGGCTGTTTCTTCTGGCCCGGAACGGGCAGCTGGACACTATCCAGATCCTGGTAAGCCTAGTAGTGATTACCCTCTTTATGCCCTGCATAGCTAATTTATTTATGATTATCAAGGAGCATGGTTTGCGGGTGGCCCTGGGGATGTCGGCATTCATTCTCCCTTTTGCTATTCTAGTTGGTGGCGCGGTGAACTGGTCGCTGAGATTGCTGAACGGGGTGGTTCCATGATTGTTTGTCCCCTGTGTGGCTATGAGTTTGATGCCAGGCTGGAGAACTGCCATACGAATTGTCAGTTTAATAAGTGGTGCACTATGATTATGTGCCCCGCCTGTGGATACGAGTTTCTAAACGAGTCCAAGATTGTCAATCTACTAAAAGCGTTACTGGCGCGCAGGAAAGAGAAGAAGCACCATGAAGTCCCATCTTATTGACGAGATCCTTGAGACGGTCTGGGTTGCCCACGAGGACGGGCGACCGGAGGCGGCAACCTTGGAGGTCAAATGCAGACATGATGTTGGGGAATTCGATCTACAAGCCTGTCTGCAGGAAATGGAGGTAGCAGGACTGCTCGTTCTTAAAGAGGGACGGGTAGATTTTACCGATGAAGGTAGAACCCGGGCTCGAAACATCATCAGGCGACACCGCCTGGCCCAACGGCTGCTTATGGATGTGCTGGATGTGTCCGAAATAGAAAGTGAGGAAATGGCCTGTCAGTTCGAGCATTTCCTCAGTGAGGAAGTAACCGACAAGGTGGCTGCTTTCCTTGGGTATCCTCGTGTAGATCCAAACGGTCGGCCTATTCCCTCAGGTGCGCCGGGGGAAGAAACCATAGAGCTGGTTAAGCCTCTGATCACGCGACTTACAAGGTTAAGTGTTGGAGAGAGGGCCCGGGTGGCCTTTTTAACACCCAGCTTCCACCAGCGTTTTGATCGTCTGGTAGCCTTTGGCATCAATC
The Candidatus Neomarinimicrobiota bacterium DNA segment above includes these coding regions:
- a CDS encoding Fur family transcriptional regulator, with product MDHINRFRKALKQESLRLTSQRLAILEDVLDNDQHRECDDIFLSLREKEIPVSRATIYRTLDILEKVGFVRKMDVGDGRFRYENKLSRPHHDHIICLQCGKIVEFVDHQIEQWQERISAEHGFELLLHKHQLFGLCQECQERKAKEGNRSPDA
- the feoB gene encoding ferrous iron transport protein B, translated to MHRHVANPAEDTGSATIALIGNPNVGKSVVFGYLTGHYVIVSNYPGTTVEIARGRLAWEHYRALRGQNRYQRSARQRPNRGRRGAHHGRTLRRSHAFRRRHAAWEVIDTPGINNFIPTSEDELVTRNILMNQTPARILQVADAKNLRRGLLLSLQLAEMGLPYTLCLNMTDEAQDRGITIDALALSEELGVPVVETIATQKVGLDEARRRVLDTKSRPKEVPIPYPEPIKKATEELIPLLPEMPISRKSLALMLLSGDATLTAWMGTTFDEAHGEVIRSIIERIRRAFARSVSVEITQARMRAAAQLLERVVQQRETRLISLTQWLGRATTHPVGGFAFVAAVLTGMYYFVGVFGAGTLVDWLEEGLFGSYIIPGLSWVVETIFPWQLLRDLLIGEFGLLSMALSYSIAIVLPIVGTFFIAFGLLEDSGYLPRLSVMMNRLFKAMGLNGKAVLPMVLGLGCDTMATMTTRILDNRKERLVVTLLLALGVPCSAQLGVILGMLQGISIGAAAIWLGVVASVIFIVGYLAAKAIPGQSSDFLLEMPPLRKPVIGNIVIKTMARLEWYLREAVPLFFLGTFLLFVIDRLHLLVSIESATAPVVQSFLGLPVEATAAFIMGFLRRDYGAAGLFLLARNGQLDTIQILVSLVVITLFMPCIANLFMIIKEHGLRVALGMSAFILPFAILVGGAVNWSLRLLNGVVP
- a CDS encoding metal-dependent transcriptional regulator; this translates as MKSHLIDEILETVWVAHEDGRPEAATLEVKCRHDVGEFDLQACLQEMEVAGLLVLKEGRVDFTDEGRTRARNIIRRHRLAQRLLMDVLDVSEIESEEMACQFEHFLSEEVTDKVAAFLGYPRVDPNGRPIPSGAPGEETIELVKPLITRLTRLSVGERARVAFLTPSFHQRFDRLVAFGINPGVVLDLHQRTPAYVVRVGETELALDPEIADEIYVRPLT